In the Acidimicrobiales bacterium genome, CGCGCCGCGCGCGAGGTGCGGTCGATCTCCACCACCCGGTCGAGGGCGGTGAGGTCGACCGACACCACGCCGCGGTAGCCCTCGCCCACGTCGCACCCCACACCACCGACCACCGACGAGCCACCGCCGTAGGGGATGGCGGCGATGCCCGCCCCCGCGCACCAGTCGAGGATGGCCACCACGTCGGCCTCGTCGGCCGGGCGGGCCACGAGGTCGGGTGGGTGGGGCAGCTCGCCCCGGAAGCCCCGCACGGTGTCGACGAACGACTTGCCGTAGGTGTGCCCGGCGCGGTCATCGGGGTCGGCCGAGCAGCGGGCGGCCAGGGCGTCGGGCGCGTCGACGCGCGGAGGTCGCAGGTCGAGGTCGGCTGCATCGGGTGCGTCGCGCTGCTCGACGTCGCCGAAGCCGGGACGGGTGGCGATGGACGCCCCGATCTTGGCCACCTGCTCACTGGTGAGGGCCTCGTCGGCCCACCCCCAGCCCCACCACGAGCGACGCCGGACCTCTGCCATGCCTACCCCCTCCGTCGATCCGCTGACGCTACCCCCGGTGTCGGGCGCCGGGCGCCGGGCGCGGGCACGGCGCGAGCGGGGTGCCTTGCCCGAACCGTCAACGTTCCGTAACCTCATCGACACACAGCGCACGGCTCCGGGACGGCTCGCGCCCCGACGCCAACCGTGGTGAGGAGCATGTTGGTCGTCGTACGTCGGGGTTGGTTCGCGCTGTTCGTCCTGGTGGCGGTCGTCGCCGGGGTGCCTCCGGTGGCCGGAGCCCAGAGCGACCCCGAGGCCGAGCGCCGCGAGGCCCAGCAGCGCCGTGCTGCCGTGAGCGCCGAGCTCGACACCCTGACCGCCACCGAGGCCGAGCTCGCCCAGGCCGACCGTGCCCTGCGCGCCTCCATCGCCGCCCAGCAGGGCGAGCTCGGCGCGGCCCGCAGCGCGGTCGCTGCCGCCGAGGAGCAGGTCGTGGCGGCAGAGGCCGAGCTGGCCGCCGGGGTGGCCGCCATCGCCGAGCTCAAGGCGCTCGTCGTGGAGCGGGCTGTCTCGGAGTTCAAGAACCCCCCGTCGTTCGACCTCGATGCCTTCCTCCGCTCGAGCGACATCGCCCAAGTGGCCCGCAACCGCTCGCTCCTCGGTGCGGTGTCCGGCAACGACGCCGACGTGGTGGCCCAGCTCCGGGAGGCCGAGGAGGACCTCGTCGCCCAGCGGGCCCAGACCGAGCGGGCCGCGGCCGCGGCCGCCGCCCGAAGGGACGAGGTCGCGACCACGCTCACCGACCTCGAGGACTCCCGTGCCCAGCAGGCGGAGGTGAAGGCCGCCCTCGACGAGCGGATCCAGGACTTCCGGCGCGAGGCCGACCAGCTCTCCGCCCAGGAGGAGGAGCTCACCCGGATCATCGCGGAGCGCGCCGCCGAGCAGCGCCGCCTCGAGGAGGAGCGCCTGGCTGCGCAGCGGACAGCTGCCAAGTCCGCCGCCGACCGGGCCGCCGCCGAGCGCCGCCGGAGCGCACCTCCCGCCCGAGGTGGCGAGCCGGCTCCCGCGCCGGCGCCCACCCCCCGCCAGGAGTCGGCCCCCTCCTCGTCCGGCGCCCGCCTCATCTGGCCCACCTCGGGCCGGGTCACCTCCGAGTTCGGCACCCGCTGGGGCCGCCAGCACGCCGGCATCGACATCGGCGCTCCAACCGGCACCGCCATCCGGGCCGGCGCCGACGGCACCGTGTTCTTCACCGGCTGGATGAGCGGCTACGGCCACACCGTGATCATCGACCACGGCGGGGGCTTCACCACCCTCTACGCCCACCAGAGCTCGATCGTCGCCCGCAACGGCACACGGGTCAGCCAAGGCCAGCTCATCGGCTACGTGGGCAACACCGGCCGGTCGACCGGACCCCACCTCCACCTCGAGACCCGGGTCAACGGCGCCGCCCGCAACCCGCGCAACTACCTGCCCTAGGACCAGGTCAGCCGGTCAGCAGGCTGGCGATGGCCCAGAGGGCGGCCACGGCACCCACCACGATCATCACCACCGAGCGACCCACCGGCGCGCGGGCCAGGTCGGTGTCGTCCCGGCCCTCGGGGGGCGGGCGGACCAGGGCCATGGCGCTGCCCACCACCATGGCCGCGCCGAGGGCCAGGACCAGGAGCACCAGCAGGTCGTCGCCGAGGGGGGACACGGGCCGAGCGTAGAGCGCGACCGCGCCGTGGGCGGCCGCAGGGGTGGCCTCAGAGCCCGACGGCGGCGCCGGTGAGGGCGCGGGGGTCGGCAGCGCCGGCGAGCA is a window encoding:
- a CDS encoding peptidoglycan DD-metalloendopeptidase family protein encodes the protein MLVVVRRGWFALFVLVAVVAGVPPVAGAQSDPEAERREAQQRRAAVSAELDTLTATEAELAQADRALRASIAAQQGELGAARSAVAAAEEQVVAAEAELAAGVAAIAELKALVVERAVSEFKNPPSFDLDAFLRSSDIAQVARNRSLLGAVSGNDADVVAQLREAEEDLVAQRAQTERAAAAAAARRDEVATTLTDLEDSRAQQAEVKAALDERIQDFRREADQLSAQEEELTRIIAERAAEQRRLEEERLAAQRTAAKSAADRAAAERRRSAPPARGGEPAPAPAPTPRQESAPSSSGARLIWPTSGRVTSEFGTRWGRQHAGIDIGAPTGTAIRAGADGTVFFTGWMSGYGHTVIIDHGGGFTTLYAHQSSIVARNGTRVSQGQLIGYVGNTGRSTGPHLHLETRVNGAARNPRNYLP